In Tursiops truncatus isolate mTurTru1 chromosome X, mTurTru1.mat.Y, whole genome shotgun sequence, the following proteins share a genomic window:
- the PJA1 gene encoding E3 ubiquitin-protein ligase Praja-1 isoform X1 translates to MGQESSKPVWPKPAGGYQSNTGRRYGRRHAYVSFRPSTSQQERISGQRKTSSEVPMHRSAPSQTTKRSRSPFSTTRRSWDDSESSGTSLNVDNEDYSRYPPREYRASGSRRGMAYGHVDCFGADDSEEEGAGPVERVPVRGKTGKFKDDKLYDPEKGARSLAGVPPQFSSFNRDVREELDKLDPAATARGSASRAEFLQPNSMAPQPSSAEGKVVTNGNSLERERREQNLPACPSRAPVSICGGGENTPKSAEEPVVRPKIRNLASPNCVKPKIFFDTDDDDDMPHSTSRWRETASADEGHSDGLARRGRGESSGGYPEPKYPEDKREARSDQVKPEKVPRRRRTMADPDFWTYSDEYYKYFEEDSDSDKEWTVALRRKYRGREQNLSSSGESWETLPGKEEHEAEQARVNASASASPSAGASAGSSGGNELEEVRGPSLQEEERATTEEGEVPWLQYNENENSSEGDNDSGQEFLQPSVFMLDGNNNLEDDSSVSEDLEVDWSLFDGFADGLGVAEAISYVDPQFLTYMALEERLAQAMETALAHLESLAVDVEVANPPASKESIDALPEILVTEDHSAVGQEMCCPICCSEYVKGEVATELPCHHYFHKPCVSIWLQKSGTCPVCRCMFPPPL, encoded by the coding sequence ATGGGTCAGGAATCTAGCAAGCCTGTATGGCCCAAGCCAGCAGGAGGGTATCAGTCCAATACAGGCAGGAGGTATGGAAGAAGGCATGCTTATGTCAGTTTCAGGCCATCCACGAGCCAGCAGGAAAGGATTTCCGGCCAGAGAAAGACGTCATCCGAAGTCCCAATGCACAGATCAGCCCCCAGTCAAACCACCAAGAGGAGCCGATCACCATTTTCCACCACCCGTCGTAGTTGGGACGACAGCGAGAGCTCGGGAACCAGCCTGAATGTTGATAATGAGGACTACTCCAGGTACCCGCCCAGAGAGTACAGGGCTTCGGGGAGCAGAAGAGGAATGGCTTATGGACATGTTGACTGTTTCGGGGCAGATGATAgtgaggaggagggggctgggcctGTTGAGCGAGTGCCAGTGAGAGGGAAAACTGGCAAGTTTAAAGATGATAAGCTGTATGACCCAGAGAAGGGGGCGAGGTCTCTGGCTGGGGTGCCCCCACAGTTCTCTAGTTTTAACCGTGATGTGAGAGAGGAGCTTGACAAGTTAGACCCAGCCGCTACAGCACGGGGCTCTGCTAGCAGAGCTGAGTTCCTGCAGCCAAATAGCATGGCCCCTCAGCCATCTTCTGCTGAAGGCAAGGTGGTCACCAATGGCAACAGCCTGGAGAGGGAGAGACGGGAGCAGAATTTACCTGCGTGTCCCAGCAGGGCTCCTGTGAGTATTTGTGGTGGTGGGGAAAACACCCCAAAGAGTGCAGAGGAGCCGGTGGTGAGGCCCAAAATCAGAAATCTGGCAAGTCCCAACTGCgtgaaaccaaaaatattttttgatactgatgatgatgatgatatgcCACACAGTACTTCCAGGTGGAGGGAGACTGCCAGCGCTGATGAAGGCCACTCGGATGGCCTGGCAAGAAGAGGCAGAGGCGAGAGTTCAGGTGGCTACCCTGAGCCGAAGTACCCCGAAGACAAAAGGGAAGCCAGGAGTGACCAAGTGAAGCCGGAAAAGGTGCCGAGACGGCGACGAACCATGGCCGACCCTGACTTCTGGACGTACAGTGACGAGTACTACAAATACTTCGAAGAAGACTCTGACAGTGACAAAGAGTGGACTGTGGCTCTGCGTCGCAAGTATCGAGGTCGGGAGCAAAATCTGTCGTCCAGTGGCGAGAGCTGGGAGACCCTGCCAGGAAAAGAAGAGCATGAAGCCGAGCAAGCCAGAGTGAATGCCAGTGCCAGTGCCAGCCCCAGTGCTGGTGCCAGTGCTGGCAGCAGTGGCGGCAATGAACTTGAAGAAGTTCGAGGGCCATCTCTCCAGGAAGAGGAACGGGCAACTACCGAAGAAGGAGAAGTTCCTTGGCTCCAATACAATGAAAACGAGAACAGCAGTGAGGGGGATAATGATTCCGGTCAGGAGTTTCTGCAGCCCAGCGTCTTCATGCTGGACGGCAACAACAACCTTGAAGATGACTCCAGTGTCAGTGAAGACCTCGAGGTGGATTGGAGCCTCTTCGATGGGTTTGCAGATGGGTTGGGGGTGGCTGAAGCCATTTCCTACGTGGATCCTCAGTTCCTCACGTACATGGCACTTGAAGAACGCCTGGCCCAGGCAATGGAAACTGCCCTGGCGCACTTGGAGTCTCTCGCGGTGGACGTGGAGGTGGCCAATCCACCAGCCAGCAAGGAGAGCATCGACGCTCTTCCCGAGATCCTGGTCACGGAAGATCACAGCGCGGTGGGGCAGGAGATGTGTTGCCCCATCTGTTGCAGTGAATATGTGAAGGGGGAGGTGGCAACGGAGCTGCCGTGCCACCACTATTTCCACAAGCCCTGTGTGTCCATCTGGCTTCAGAAGTCAGGCACTTGCCCCGTGTGCCGCTGCATGTTCCCTCCCCCGCTTTAA
- the PJA1 gene encoding E3 ubiquitin-protein ligase Praja-1 isoform X2: MHRSAPSQTTKRSRSPFSTTRRSWDDSESSGTSLNVDNEDYSRYPPREYRASGSRRGMAYGHVDCFGADDSEEEGAGPVERVPVRGKTGKFKDDKLYDPEKGARSLAGVPPQFSSFNRDVREELDKLDPAATARGSASRAEFLQPNSMAPQPSSAEGKVVTNGNSLERERREQNLPACPSRAPVSICGGGENTPKSAEEPVVRPKIRNLASPNCVKPKIFFDTDDDDDMPHSTSRWRETASADEGHSDGLARRGRGESSGGYPEPKYPEDKREARSDQVKPEKVPRRRRTMADPDFWTYSDEYYKYFEEDSDSDKEWTVALRRKYRGREQNLSSSGESWETLPGKEEHEAEQARVNASASASPSAGASAGSSGGNELEEVRGPSLQEEERATTEEGEVPWLQYNENENSSEGDNDSGQEFLQPSVFMLDGNNNLEDDSSVSEDLEVDWSLFDGFADGLGVAEAISYVDPQFLTYMALEERLAQAMETALAHLESLAVDVEVANPPASKESIDALPEILVTEDHSAVGQEMCCPICCSEYVKGEVATELPCHHYFHKPCVSIWLQKSGTCPVCRCMFPPPL, from the coding sequence ATGCACAGATCAGCCCCCAGTCAAACCACCAAGAGGAGCCGATCACCATTTTCCACCACCCGTCGTAGTTGGGACGACAGCGAGAGCTCGGGAACCAGCCTGAATGTTGATAATGAGGACTACTCCAGGTACCCGCCCAGAGAGTACAGGGCTTCGGGGAGCAGAAGAGGAATGGCTTATGGACATGTTGACTGTTTCGGGGCAGATGATAgtgaggaggagggggctgggcctGTTGAGCGAGTGCCAGTGAGAGGGAAAACTGGCAAGTTTAAAGATGATAAGCTGTATGACCCAGAGAAGGGGGCGAGGTCTCTGGCTGGGGTGCCCCCACAGTTCTCTAGTTTTAACCGTGATGTGAGAGAGGAGCTTGACAAGTTAGACCCAGCCGCTACAGCACGGGGCTCTGCTAGCAGAGCTGAGTTCCTGCAGCCAAATAGCATGGCCCCTCAGCCATCTTCTGCTGAAGGCAAGGTGGTCACCAATGGCAACAGCCTGGAGAGGGAGAGACGGGAGCAGAATTTACCTGCGTGTCCCAGCAGGGCTCCTGTGAGTATTTGTGGTGGTGGGGAAAACACCCCAAAGAGTGCAGAGGAGCCGGTGGTGAGGCCCAAAATCAGAAATCTGGCAAGTCCCAACTGCgtgaaaccaaaaatattttttgatactgatgatgatgatgatatgcCACACAGTACTTCCAGGTGGAGGGAGACTGCCAGCGCTGATGAAGGCCACTCGGATGGCCTGGCAAGAAGAGGCAGAGGCGAGAGTTCAGGTGGCTACCCTGAGCCGAAGTACCCCGAAGACAAAAGGGAAGCCAGGAGTGACCAAGTGAAGCCGGAAAAGGTGCCGAGACGGCGACGAACCATGGCCGACCCTGACTTCTGGACGTACAGTGACGAGTACTACAAATACTTCGAAGAAGACTCTGACAGTGACAAAGAGTGGACTGTGGCTCTGCGTCGCAAGTATCGAGGTCGGGAGCAAAATCTGTCGTCCAGTGGCGAGAGCTGGGAGACCCTGCCAGGAAAAGAAGAGCATGAAGCCGAGCAAGCCAGAGTGAATGCCAGTGCCAGTGCCAGCCCCAGTGCTGGTGCCAGTGCTGGCAGCAGTGGCGGCAATGAACTTGAAGAAGTTCGAGGGCCATCTCTCCAGGAAGAGGAACGGGCAACTACCGAAGAAGGAGAAGTTCCTTGGCTCCAATACAATGAAAACGAGAACAGCAGTGAGGGGGATAATGATTCCGGTCAGGAGTTTCTGCAGCCCAGCGTCTTCATGCTGGACGGCAACAACAACCTTGAAGATGACTCCAGTGTCAGTGAAGACCTCGAGGTGGATTGGAGCCTCTTCGATGGGTTTGCAGATGGGTTGGGGGTGGCTGAAGCCATTTCCTACGTGGATCCTCAGTTCCTCACGTACATGGCACTTGAAGAACGCCTGGCCCAGGCAATGGAAACTGCCCTGGCGCACTTGGAGTCTCTCGCGGTGGACGTGGAGGTGGCCAATCCACCAGCCAGCAAGGAGAGCATCGACGCTCTTCCCGAGATCCTGGTCACGGAAGATCACAGCGCGGTGGGGCAGGAGATGTGTTGCCCCATCTGTTGCAGTGAATATGTGAAGGGGGAGGTGGCAACGGAGCTGCCGTGCCACCACTATTTCCACAAGCCCTGTGTGTCCATCTGGCTTCAGAAGTCAGGCACTTGCCCCGTGTGCCGCTGCATGTTCCCTCCCCCGCTTTAA
- the PJA1 gene encoding E3 ubiquitin-protein ligase Praja-1 isoform X3, with translation MGQESSKPVWPKPAGGYQSNTGRRYGRRHAYVSFRPSTSQQERISGQRKTSSEVPMHRSAPSQTTKRSRSPFSTTRRSWDDSESSGTSLNVDNEDYSSTSRWRETASADEGHSDGLARRGRGESSGGYPEPKYPEDKREARSDQVKPEKVPRRRRTMADPDFWTYSDEYYKYFEEDSDSDKEWTVALRRKYRGREQNLSSSGESWETLPGKEEHEAEQARVNASASASPSAGASAGSSGGNELEEVRGPSLQEEERATTEEGEVPWLQYNENENSSEGDNDSGQEFLQPSVFMLDGNNNLEDDSSVSEDLEVDWSLFDGFADGLGVAEAISYVDPQFLTYMALEERLAQAMETALAHLESLAVDVEVANPPASKESIDALPEILVTEDHSAVGQEMCCPICCSEYVKGEVATELPCHHYFHKPCVSIWLQKSGTCPVCRCMFPPPL, from the exons ATGGGTCAGGAATCTAGCAAGCCTGTATGGCCCAAGCCAGCAGGAGGGTATCAGTCCAATACAGGCAGGAGGTATGGAAGAAGGCATGCTTATGTCAGTTTCAGGCCATCCACGAGCCAGCAGGAAAGGATTTCCGGCCAGAGAAAGACGTCATCCGAAGTCCCAATGCACAGATCAGCCCCCAGTCAAACCACCAAGAGGAGCCGATCACCATTTTCCACCACCCGTCGTAGTTGGGACGACAGCGAGAGCTCGGGAACCAGCCTGAATGTTGATAATGAGGACTACTCCAG TACTTCCAGGTGGAGGGAGACTGCCAGCGCTGATGAAGGCCACTCGGATGGCCTGGCAAGAAGAGGCAGAGGCGAGAGTTCAGGTGGCTACCCTGAGCCGAAGTACCCCGAAGACAAAAGGGAAGCCAGGAGTGACCAAGTGAAGCCGGAAAAGGTGCCGAGACGGCGACGAACCATGGCCGACCCTGACTTCTGGACGTACAGTGACGAGTACTACAAATACTTCGAAGAAGACTCTGACAGTGACAAAGAGTGGACTGTGGCTCTGCGTCGCAAGTATCGAGGTCGGGAGCAAAATCTGTCGTCCAGTGGCGAGAGCTGGGAGACCCTGCCAGGAAAAGAAGAGCATGAAGCCGAGCAAGCCAGAGTGAATGCCAGTGCCAGTGCCAGCCCCAGTGCTGGTGCCAGTGCTGGCAGCAGTGGCGGCAATGAACTTGAAGAAGTTCGAGGGCCATCTCTCCAGGAAGAGGAACGGGCAACTACCGAAGAAGGAGAAGTTCCTTGGCTCCAATACAATGAAAACGAGAACAGCAGTGAGGGGGATAATGATTCCGGTCAGGAGTTTCTGCAGCCCAGCGTCTTCATGCTGGACGGCAACAACAACCTTGAAGATGACTCCAGTGTCAGTGAAGACCTCGAGGTGGATTGGAGCCTCTTCGATGGGTTTGCAGATGGGTTGGGGGTGGCTGAAGCCATTTCCTACGTGGATCCTCAGTTCCTCACGTACATGGCACTTGAAGAACGCCTGGCCCAGGCAATGGAAACTGCCCTGGCGCACTTGGAGTCTCTCGCGGTGGACGTGGAGGTGGCCAATCCACCAGCCAGCAAGGAGAGCATCGACGCTCTTCCCGAGATCCTGGTCACGGAAGATCACAGCGCGGTGGGGCAGGAGATGTGTTGCCCCATCTGTTGCAGTGAATATGTGAAGGGGGAGGTGGCAACGGAGCTGCCGTGCCACCACTATTTCCACAAGCCCTGTGTGTCCATCTGGCTTCAGAAGTCAGGCACTTGCCCCGTGTGCCGCTGCATGTTCCCTCCCCCGCTTTAA